DNA sequence from the Glycine soja cultivar W05 chromosome 18, ASM419377v2, whole genome shotgun sequence genome:
aatgttttgtgaatttggtttagtttttaaaaaatacacaatttttacATTTGACAATCCCACTTTTTGTTGTTACCACCATCGCTATTACCATCATTGCTCTCAATGTCGATATCACCACCATTACCACCACTGTCACTACCATCGTCACTGACACCAATTATATTATTACTATCATCACCACCATCGTCGCCGCTATCACTACCACCAATACCACCTTAGTTACCGTCACCATTGATATTACTAATATCACCACCGTTGTCGCCACTTTCGTTACCACCAATACCACGTTTGTTATCGTCACCATCAACATTATCGCCGCTACCACTACTACTATCATCGTCAATGTCATCACTATCACTATTGACATTGGTATTACCATCATCACTACCACCACCACTATCATTGTCACCAATACCACATTTGTCGCTGTCGCCACCAACGTCATCACCACTAGTTGCCACCACCATCAATGCCACCAACACCCCCACCATTTGCATCACTACCATCACCACTATCGTTGCCCCATTACCACTGCAACCATTATTGGTATCTCTACCTTCATTGCTGCTGACCCCATCACCATCATTATTGTTATCACCCTCACACAAAATActcttaaactaattttaatatagtatgaaactttcaaaatgagtttattttggaattaatcatattttaaaacctagttttattttttaaactaaaactaaaatttggttgttatttttaaaaatttcaaaactcaaaCCTAAGAATGACCCCAAACACGGCTTAAAGTAGTATATAAGTGTTGCAATTTTGTTCGGTTTGAACACAAAatagtccaaacaaatccaaaaattattggtttggttcaatttttattttagaccgATTTGGATTTAAATACCCCTAGTTTTGCACTATCTTTTAATCCCAATCTATAAAATATAggttaaaacatatttttcgtcctcataaatataaaaatgttcaaaatttgtcattgcaaaatttttagtatttttttcctcgcaaaattaaaatgtgttattttttttacacgaAACAAGGTGATGACATCCGAACCTACGTGCATgacttttttacattttttatgtgcataatcaattaaaaaaatgtcatattttacatcgattatatgtgtaactaatgtaaaaaatgtcACAGTTACATCAATTATATGTATAACTAATGTAGGAAATCATCCTTGTATGTTTGATAATTCCAAACCTACATTTGGaccaaaaatgatatattttatttttgtgagaataaaaaatatattaaaatttttgcaggaaTAAATtctgaatattttatatttaggaagatgaaaaatatattttaacctaaaatataataaatttattaatttttataataattatcttaaaaattatataaatattgatttttaattagttaagaaagtaaagaattttGCCCTACTATAGcacattcatttatttttttatgt
Encoded proteins:
- the LOC114396887 gene encoding uncharacterized protein DDB_G0290685-like, which codes for MVVMQMVGVLVALMVVATSGDDVGGDSDKCGIGDNDSGGGSDDGNTNVNSDSDDIDDDSSSGSGDNVDGDDNKRGGIGGSDSGDDGGDDSNNIIGVSDDGSDSGGNGGDIDIESNDGNSDGGNNKKWDCQM